One Mesorhizobium sp. L-2-11 genomic region harbors:
- the tnpB gene encoding IS66 family insertion sequence element accessory protein TnpB (TnpB, as the term is used for proteins encoded by IS66 family insertion elements, is considered an accessory protein, since TnpC, encoded by a neighboring gene, is a DDE family transposase.), with protein MIASGVVVYVSCQPVDFRKGAASLMALVRDGGLDPFSGALHVFRSKRADRVRIVWWDGSGVCLYSKTLEDHSFCWPGISAARMRLDHAQLMALLAGLDWKKIRPARVRRPLSTG; from the coding sequence ATGATCGCTTCCGGTGTGGTGGTTTACGTGTCGTGCCAGCCGGTCGACTTCCGCAAGGGCGCGGCATCTTTGATGGCGCTGGTCAGGGATGGCGGCCTGGACCCATTCTCGGGGGCACTTCACGTATTCCGTTCGAAGCGTGCGGACCGGGTTCGCATCGTGTGGTGGGACGGCAGCGGGGTTTGTCTTTATTCGAAGACTCTGGAAGATCACAGCTTCTGCTGGCCGGGGATATCGGCCGCGCGCATGCGTCTCGACCACGCCCAGTTGATGGCGCTTCTGGCCGGACTGGACTGGAAAAAGATTCGTCCGGCCAGGGTCAGGCGGCCGTTATCGACGGGCTGA
- a CDS encoding UbiA family prenyltransferase, with protein sequence MVDLDGTLIQSDLLIESFLALFANKPFVALRTLAALREGKAVFKTRIVDELVVDVARLPYNGCVLAYIEAERAKGRPIYLASASDIRLVRAVSGHLGLFDGVLGSGEEVNLAGKTKAEALCERFGERGFAYIGGDRVDLHVWSRCGEALVAGGTPRLLRQLRGTMPFAVSLDEGGSHWRDYVRALRPHQWLKNILVFAPATAGHVIVPSALNCTIAFLSFSFCASAVYIVNDLLDLPSDREHPRKCRRPFASGAVPLIHGIAMVPALLLASLLLALMLTPTFLLVVGGYLALTTAYSLYLKRKIIADVMTLAILYALRLVGGGVAAGVAISHWLEALSMFLFLSLALVKRCTELVERVKSGQGDPAGRGYQLGDLPSLEAMAAASGYLTALVMALYLNSEAVTSLYRHPERLWLICIAILFWISRIIIKTRRGEMNVSA encoded by the coding sequence GTGGTCGATCTCGACGGGACGCTAATCCAGTCCGACCTGCTGATTGAGTCGTTCCTGGCGCTCTTCGCCAATAAGCCATTTGTGGCGCTCCGGACGTTGGCCGCGCTGCGCGAGGGCAAAGCAGTGTTCAAGACTCGGATTGTGGACGAACTCGTGGTGGATGTGGCGCGCCTTCCCTACAATGGCTGCGTGCTCGCTTATATTGAAGCCGAGCGAGCGAAAGGCCGGCCAATCTACCTCGCCTCTGCATCCGATATACGCCTCGTCCGGGCGGTGAGCGGCCATCTCGGCCTCTTCGATGGCGTGCTCGGCTCGGGCGAAGAGGTAAATCTCGCTGGAAAGACCAAGGCGGAAGCTTTGTGCGAACGCTTCGGCGAGCGCGGTTTCGCCTATATCGGCGGGGACCGGGTGGATCTGCACGTCTGGAGCCGCTGCGGCGAGGCCCTGGTGGCCGGCGGCACCCCGCGGCTGCTACGGCAATTGCGCGGCACCATGCCGTTCGCCGTGTCACTGGACGAGGGCGGATCGCACTGGCGCGATTACGTGCGGGCCCTGCGGCCGCACCAATGGCTGAAGAACATTCTCGTTTTCGCTCCGGCCACCGCTGGCCACGTGATCGTGCCCTCAGCACTGAACTGTACCATCGCATTCCTGAGCTTCAGCTTCTGCGCCTCGGCGGTCTACATCGTCAACGACCTCCTTGATCTTCCGTCCGACCGAGAGCATCCGCGCAAATGCCGACGGCCCTTCGCGTCAGGGGCTGTGCCGCTGATCCACGGGATCGCGATGGTGCCGGCCCTGCTCCTGGCCTCGCTGCTGCTGGCACTGATGCTGACGCCCACCTTCCTGCTGGTCGTCGGCGGCTACTTGGCCCTGACCACGGCCTATTCGCTCTACCTCAAGCGCAAGATCATCGCGGACGTGATGACCCTCGCAATCCTCTATGCCTTGCGGCTCGTGGGCGGCGGCGTCGCGGCCGGGGTGGCGATCTCGCACTGGCTCGAGGCCCTCTCAATGTTCCTGTTCCTCAGCCTCGCCCTGGTGAAGCGCTGCACGGAACTGGTGGAACGCGTCAAGAGCGGGCAAGGCGATCCGGCCGGCCGGGGCTATCAGCTCGGCGACCTGCCGAGCCTGGAGGCGATGGCGGCGGCGAGCGGCTATCTCACCGCCCTCGTGATGGCACTCTACCTGAACAGCGAGGCGGTCACCTCCCTCTACCGCCACCCTGAGCGCCTTTGGTTGATCTGCATAGCGATCCTGTTCTGGATCAGCCGGATCATCATCAAGACCCGCCGGGGCGAGATGAACGTAAGCGCGTAG
- a CDS encoding Crp/Fnr family transcriptional regulator, protein MGENGAEVRVKQLNKIRLFRQFGEDTLSEMAKASILRRVPKNKVLTHIGDIPRYIYYIIHGKVRLSVPLSDGREFIFSDLGPGDTFDLTRLFIARHSNMNAASIVDSDLLQIEAAFMASVFDKHPDLALKVIPYLCQATHDAQERVIHSASNALSIRLASTLLRLTETPHSTATVNGARRIHISQTDLAAMIPASRAKVNRCLREWERRYLTQYDHGSLTILNRTALESVALGYSRLIVQ, encoded by the coding sequence ATGGGAGAAAATGGCGCTGAGGTTCGGGTCAAACAGCTGAACAAAATACGCTTATTTCGGCAATTTGGGGAAGATACTCTTAGTGAAATGGCAAAAGCATCCATCCTAAGGAGGGTTCCAAAGAATAAAGTCTTAACTCACATTGGAGACATACCGCGTTATATTTACTACATAATTCATGGAAAAGTTCGTCTTAGTGTTCCCCTCTCAGATGGCCGAGAATTCATCTTTTCCGATCTCGGTCCCGGTGACACTTTCGACTTGACTAGATTGTTCATCGCGCGACACAGTAACATGAACGCTGCGTCAATCGTGGACAGCGATTTGCTTCAAATCGAAGCAGCTTTCATGGCTAGTGTCTTCGACAAGCACCCAGATCTCGCACTGAAGGTGATCCCGTACTTATGCCAAGCTACGCACGACGCGCAAGAGCGAGTGATCCACAGTGCGTCCAATGCCCTATCCATTCGATTGGCGAGCACGCTCTTGCGATTGACTGAGACCCCGCACAGTACGGCTACCGTGAATGGAGCTCGGAGAATCCACATTTCGCAGACCGACCTCGCGGCAATGATCCCGGCGTCTCGAGCGAAAGTAAATCGTTGCCTGAGAGAATGGGAACGGCGGTATCTGACCCAATACGACCACGGCTCGCTGACAATTCTCAATCGCACCGCATTAGAGTCTGTAGCTCTTGGCTACTCGCGTTTGATCGTTCAATGA
- a CDS encoding exopolysaccharide biosynthesis polyprenyl glycosylphosphotransferase, with protein sequence MFLATADFLLGQTILLASIELYHRAFGVRPPDIWDSICLSVTAGLLLVAFMTARGAYTVSGILDDHCRIKTLFSGWVFVFFSILWLAFLTKTTSTFSRGSLTLAFAVGFPILAPGHAVLARGLRRLLAAEKLVLRTVYLFYSGVPGKEQGIINKLGQQGIAVCGVSNIENDDGAIAARSVHAAAAAAQAAFRNGSYGAVYLFCSWDQRKLIERILEEMSRLPLPIYLFADAYIDRILAGSPLHTGWQRAFEVQRMPLRPAERLLKRLFDIAVASLLLLFLCPLMALVACAIALENGRPVLFRQMRRGFGGKPFNIYKFRSMTVQENGPQIRQAQRNDARVTRLGRILRRSNIDELPQLFNVLRGEMSLVGPRPHAVAHDDTYTLTIASYAYRHHVKPGLTGWAQINGFRGETKELWRMEKRIEHDLWYIKSWSMLLDIKIIWKTALLIFSDRNVY encoded by the coding sequence GTGTTTCTCGCAACTGCTGATTTCCTTCTTGGACAGACAATACTTCTTGCGTCAATTGAGCTCTACCATAGGGCCTTCGGCGTCAGGCCGCCAGATATCTGGGATTCGATCTGCCTAAGTGTTACCGCCGGTCTGTTGCTGGTCGCATTCATGACCGCCAGGGGCGCCTACACGGTTAGTGGCATCCTGGACGATCACTGCAGGATCAAAACACTCTTCAGTGGCTGGGTGTTCGTTTTCTTTTCAATTCTCTGGCTCGCCTTTCTCACGAAGACGACGTCGACGTTCTCGCGCGGCTCCTTGACGCTGGCGTTTGCGGTCGGCTTTCCAATCCTGGCGCCTGGCCACGCGGTTCTGGCGCGTGGGCTGAGACGGCTTCTCGCGGCTGAGAAACTCGTGTTGCGCACAGTTTATCTGTTTTACTCTGGCGTTCCTGGAAAGGAACAGGGGATAATCAACAAGCTTGGGCAACAGGGCATCGCGGTTTGTGGTGTTTCGAACATCGAGAACGATGATGGCGCGATCGCAGCACGATCGGTACATGCCGCCGCCGCAGCTGCACAGGCTGCGTTTCGTAATGGCTCGTATGGGGCAGTTTATCTCTTTTGCTCCTGGGACCAGCGGAAGTTGATCGAACGCATCTTGGAGGAAATGTCCCGCCTCCCGCTGCCGATTTATCTTTTCGCCGACGCCTACATAGACAGAATTCTGGCTGGAAGCCCGCTGCACACCGGCTGGCAGCGAGCCTTCGAAGTCCAGCGTATGCCTTTGAGGCCTGCCGAACGCCTGCTCAAGCGGTTGTTCGACATTGCTGTTGCATCCCTGCTACTGCTGTTCCTGTGTCCGTTGATGGCCTTGGTCGCATGTGCCATAGCGCTCGAGAACGGTCGGCCTGTGCTGTTCCGGCAGATGCGACGAGGTTTTGGTGGCAAGCCGTTCAATATTTACAAATTCCGATCTATGACGGTGCAGGAGAACGGTCCACAAATTCGCCAGGCTCAGCGTAATGATGCGCGGGTTACCCGACTTGGCCGAATATTGCGCCGGTCGAACATCGACGAGCTGCCGCAATTGTTCAACGTGCTTCGGGGGGAGATGTCCCTGGTTGGGCCCCGACCTCACGCCGTCGCTCATGACGACACCTATACTTTGACCATTGCGAGCTATGCTTATCGCCATCATGTAAAACCCGGCTTGACAGGCTGGGCTCAGATCAATGGCTTTCGAGGGGAAACGAAGGAACTCTGGAGGATGGAAAAACGCATTGAGCACGACCTCTGGTATATAAAATCCTGGAGCATGCTTCTCGACATTAAGATAATTTGGAAAACTGCTCTACTGATCTTTTCTGATCGTAATGTCTATTGA
- a CDS encoding transposase — protein sequence MSDSMSHHRTFEILTAEPVPSRRKPRHRSDEEKARLVAEAFSPGGNVSAVARSEGLDPSQLYAWRRKALSSGMVAPLTEGASKPAKFTRFEAVGSDTVEIVIGDAVVRAGGDVDPDRLARIIRAVRKA from the coding sequence ATGAGCGACAGTATGAGCCATCATCGAACATTCGAGATTTTGACGGCGGAGCCTGTGCCGTCCCGACGCAAGCCGCGCCATCGGTCGGACGAAGAGAAGGCACGGCTTGTCGCCGAAGCGTTCTCGCCAGGGGGCAATGTCTCGGCGGTTGCGCGTTCCGAGGGGCTGGACCCCTCGCAGCTCTATGCGTGGCGCCGCAAGGCGCTTTCGTCGGGCATGGTTGCGCCACTGACGGAGGGAGCGAGCAAGCCGGCGAAGTTCACGCGCTTTGAAGCGGTGGGCAGCGACACGGTGGAAATCGTCATTGGCGACGCAGTGGTGCGCGCCGGCGGCGATGTCGATCCCGATCGCCTGGCGAGGATCATCCGCGCGGTTCGTAAGGCATGA
- a CDS encoding SGNH/GDSL hydrolase family protein, giving the protein MKMRLNRPLVFTDKVSSALSAAAGRKRRLRHILICSTVAVGSAIAGFSAQGAEKGNWITTWAATPAPRWSDDLPAPFGVPEVLENQTIRQVARISVGGNSVRVVLSNAFGEKPLTIGAGSVAIAGKGGEIDQKTLKPLTWGGKSSVVVPPGAPILSDPVALSAEALSEISVSIFLPKKTALSSVHWDGVQTAYISGPGNFTSDAAFKADTTLKSRLFLSDIWVDAAPESEAIVFFGDSITDGNCSTPDANNRWPDHIAKRLQEANRKVAVVNEAFSGNRVLTDGMGVNALARFDSDILSHPKVATVVLMMGINDIGWPGGNAITPDDKQPTAQDIITGYKQLIDRAHARGIRIVGATLTPFAETFKGLPTEGYYTAEKEKIRVAVNQWIRTGDGFDGVIDFDKVMEDPAKPGYLRDDYDCGDNLHPNDAGYKAMADAVDLEILLGPAK; this is encoded by the coding sequence ATGAAGATGCGGCTCAACAGGCCTTTGGTTTTTACGGACAAGGTTTCATCGGCGCTTTCTGCCGCAGCAGGGAGGAAACGGCGTCTGCGTCATATCCTGATATGTTCAACTGTGGCGGTCGGTTCCGCGATCGCAGGTTTTTCGGCACAAGGCGCCGAAAAGGGAAACTGGATCACCACTTGGGCTGCCACACCTGCTCCGCGCTGGTCGGACGATCTTCCTGCGCCTTTCGGAGTGCCGGAGGTATTGGAGAACCAGACCATCCGCCAGGTCGCCCGGATCAGTGTTGGCGGCAATAGCGTGCGGGTCGTGCTGTCGAATGCTTTCGGCGAAAAGCCGCTGACCATCGGCGCTGGCAGCGTCGCAATAGCAGGCAAGGGCGGCGAGATCGACCAGAAGACCCTGAAGCCCCTGACCTGGGGCGGCAAGAGTTCTGTGGTCGTTCCGCCGGGAGCTCCGATCCTCAGCGACCCCGTCGCGCTATCGGCAGAAGCGCTTTCCGAAATCTCGGTCAGCATCTTCCTGCCGAAGAAGACGGCACTGTCGTCGGTGCATTGGGATGGCGTGCAAACTGCCTACATCTCCGGCCCGGGTAATTTCACGAGCGACGCAGCGTTCAAGGCTGACACCACGCTCAAGTCGCGCCTTTTTCTGAGCGATATTTGGGTTGATGCCGCACCGGAATCTGAGGCGATCGTGTTTTTCGGGGATTCCATCACGGATGGCAATTGCTCGACCCCTGACGCCAACAATCGCTGGCCAGACCATATCGCCAAGCGATTGCAGGAGGCCAACCGCAAGGTCGCGGTGGTCAACGAAGCCTTTTCGGGCAATCGCGTGTTGACCGACGGTATGGGTGTCAATGCTCTGGCCCGTTTCGATTCCGATATACTGAGCCATCCCAAAGTCGCGACCGTTGTCCTGATGATGGGCATCAACGATATCGGCTGGCCCGGGGGAAATGCAATCACGCCGGACGACAAGCAACCGACGGCGCAAGACATCATCACCGGATACAAACAGCTCATCGACCGCGCCCATGCCCGTGGCATACGCATTGTAGGCGCGACGCTGACCCCCTTCGCCGAAACCTTCAAAGGACTTCCCACCGAGGGTTACTACACAGCCGAGAAGGAAAAGATACGCGTCGCGGTGAACCAATGGATCCGCACCGGCGACGGATTCGATGGCGTGATCGACTTCGACAAGGTGATGGAAGATCCGGCCAAGCCGGGGTATCTGCGCGACGACTACGACTGCGGCGATAACCTCCATCCCAACGACGCGGGATACAAGGCAATGGCAGACGCGGTCGATCTCGAAATCCTGTTGGGTCCAGCCAAGTAG
- the tnpC gene encoding IS66 family transposase produces the protein MVLPGLALPDDVDALKAMILSMAREQAASEARIAVADARIAASEAEVARLKAVEKSASERIANLTSILKVLQRTQHGTRSERLRLAIDDEQASFAFEEVETGLSEIRSELDRAVGNKPKRAPRPRKGFAAHLERIEEVVEPEIPADCEGLEKVLIGEDRSERLDVVPPKFQVIVTRRPKYAFRGRDGVVQALAPAHIIESGLPTERLLAYIAVSKYADGLPLYRQEAIYLRDGVEISRSLMAQWMGHLGFELQMLADYILERIKEGERVFADETTLPTLAPGSGKTTKAWLWAYARDDRPYGGTSPPMVAYRFEDSRGADCVARHLAGFSGILQVDGYSAYTNLVKARAKAGSNETIRLAGCWAHLRRKFYDLHISGVSQAATDSIIAMTELWKVEDEVRGKDAGSRAALRQEKSVAIVASLFDLWEAELGKVSGKSKTAEAIRYALTRREALERFLMDGRIEIDSNIVERAIRPQTITRKNSLFAGSHGGGRTWATVATLLQTCKMNSVDPLDWLSQTLTRIAQGWPASEIEMLMPWNFRPDVIG, from the coding sequence ATGGTTCTACCGGGTCTTGCCCTTCCCGACGACGTTGATGCGCTGAAGGCGATGATCCTTTCCATGGCTCGCGAGCAGGCTGCAAGCGAGGCCCGGATCGCAGTCGCCGACGCTCGGATCGCAGCATCTGAGGCGGAGGTCGCCCGGCTGAAAGCTGTCGAGAAAAGCGCCAGCGAGCGGATCGCCAATCTCACGTCAATCCTGAAAGTTTTACAGCGCACGCAACATGGCACGCGTTCCGAGCGGCTACGCCTGGCCATCGACGACGAGCAGGCCTCCTTTGCCTTCGAAGAGGTCGAGACCGGCCTTTCGGAAATCCGGAGCGAACTCGACCGCGCGGTCGGGAACAAGCCGAAGCGCGCCCCGCGTCCGCGCAAGGGCTTTGCTGCCCACCTCGAACGCATCGAGGAGGTCGTCGAGCCGGAAATCCCGGCCGACTGCGAGGGGCTTGAAAAGGTTCTGATCGGCGAGGATCGATCCGAGCGGCTGGACGTCGTGCCGCCGAAGTTCCAGGTCATCGTCACGCGCCGTCCCAAATACGCCTTCCGGGGCCGTGACGGCGTGGTCCAGGCTCTGGCGCCGGCGCACATCATCGAAAGCGGGCTGCCGACGGAGCGGCTGCTCGCCTATATCGCCGTCTCCAAATACGCCGACGGCCTCCCGCTTTATCGGCAGGAGGCGATCTATCTGCGCGACGGCGTCGAGATCAGCCGGTCGTTGATGGCGCAGTGGATGGGGCATCTGGGCTTCGAGCTGCAGATGCTTGCTGATTACATACTGGAGCGCATCAAGGAGGGCGAAAGGGTCTTCGCCGACGAGACGACCTTGCCCACCCTTGCCCCTGGTTCCGGGAAAACCACGAAAGCCTGGTTGTGGGCCTACGCACGGGATGACCGACCCTATGGCGGAACCAGTCCGCCAATGGTTGCCTATCGTTTTGAAGACAGCAGAGGTGCGGATTGCGTGGCGCGCCACCTCGCCGGATTCAGCGGTATCCTGCAAGTGGATGGCTACTCGGCCTATACCAACCTGGTCAAGGCACGGGCCAAAGCCGGCAGCAATGAAACAATCCGGCTCGCCGGGTGCTGGGCTCACCTGCGGCGCAAATTCTACGACCTGCACATCAGCGGGGTCTCGCAGGCCGCGACGGATTCGATCATCGCCATGACCGAATTGTGGAAGGTCGAGGACGAGGTCCGCGGCAAGGATGCCGGAAGCCGCGCCGCGCTACGTCAGGAAAAGTCCGTGGCCATTGTCGCGAGCCTCTTCGATCTATGGGAAGCGGAACTGGGCAAGGTCTCCGGAAAATCCAAGACCGCCGAGGCGATCCGCTACGCGCTCACCCGGCGGGAGGCGCTGGAACGCTTTCTGATGGACGGTCGCATCGAAATCGACTCCAATATCGTCGAGCGTGCAATCAGGCCCCAGACGATCACGCGAAAGAATAGTCTATTCGCCGGCAGCCACGGCGGTGGACGAACCTGGGCGACGGTAGCCACCTTGCTGCAAACCTGCAAAATGAACAGCGTCGATCCGCTCGACTGGCTCTCGCAGACCTTGACCCGCATCGCTCAAGGCTGGCCGGCATCCGAAATCGAAATGCTCATGCCTTGGAACTTTAGGCCTGACGTTATCGGCTGA
- a CDS encoding GDSL-type esterase/lipase family protein: MTVFYDSSRPDAFVGGAGSDAVSYSASSRGVIADLASGYAYKLLSILPLGDSITYGVIASSSDTESGGYRKFMLDQLAALNVKIDFVGSSSNGPASMGDRDHEGHRGWTLNQLNGIDNDVVAATKPDAVLLIAGTNDSSTDSVPTMLQDLRSLLLSLTSSDPALTVFVGSVPPVRVGQQSQARADRVDAYNDAMPGLISELAAQGHKIAFVDMRDLTPDDITAPPLDSGLHPTAGGYAKIASHWMDALEQHLGLDGTGIGSDRDTFTSIENLTGSSFADQLGGNEGANVLDGLAGDDLLEGRGGSDQLIGGAGADTLVGGTGNDVYYVDNAGDKTIEATNGGVDETHAYTNWTLAENVENLFLRSAANLAAKGNGLANTMVGNGAANTLEGLGGADRLDGRGGSDRLVGGLGVDILTGGTGNDSFVFAAGHGHDTITDFDLSGDDLLEISGYQRYSELRQVGSDTLVVFSDSDTVLLKGVTSASLSSSDFVWNDALDEPPPGSIVGDDGNNTLTGGSGADVIYGMGGSDILNGEAGADMHVGGAGDDVYHVDNTGDKTIEEIDGGFDETHAYVNWTLADNVENLFLRSAANLAGKGNELANTMVGNGAANTLEGLGGGDRLDGRGGSDRLVGGLGTDILTGGTGNDSFVFAAGHGHDTITDFDLSGDDLLEISGYQSYSELRQVGSDTLVVFSDSDMLSLNGVLVASISNSDFLFV, from the coding sequence ATGACGGTGTTCTATGATAGCAGCCGTCCGGACGCTTTCGTCGGCGGAGCCGGTAGCGACGCCGTAAGTTACAGCGCTTCGTCCCGTGGAGTCATCGCCGATTTGGCTTCCGGCTATGCTTACAAGTTGCTGTCGATACTGCCGTTGGGCGATTCCATCACATATGGAGTGATCGCGAGCTCTTCCGATACCGAAAGCGGCGGATATCGGAAGTTTATGCTGGATCAGTTGGCGGCACTCAATGTGAAGATCGACTTCGTCGGTTCCTCGTCCAACGGACCCGCCAGCATGGGCGATCGGGATCACGAGGGTCACCGCGGCTGGACGCTCAATCAACTGAACGGCATCGACAACGATGTCGTGGCAGCCACGAAACCCGACGCCGTGCTGCTGATTGCCGGAACCAATGACAGCTCGACCGATAGCGTGCCAACAATGCTGCAGGATCTGCGCAGCCTGTTGCTCAGCTTGACCTCCAGCGATCCCGCCTTGACCGTCTTCGTCGGATCCGTGCCTCCCGTTCGCGTCGGCCAACAATCACAAGCGCGTGCAGACCGTGTCGATGCGTATAATGATGCAATGCCCGGTCTGATCTCTGAACTGGCCGCCCAGGGGCATAAGATCGCCTTTGTCGACATGCGCGATCTGACACCGGATGACATCACCGCGCCGCCGCTTGATAGCGGGCTGCATCCGACTGCCGGGGGCTATGCAAAAATCGCCTCACATTGGATGGACGCCTTGGAGCAACATCTCGGCCTGGACGGGACCGGTATCGGAAGCGACCGCGACACCTTCACCAGCATTGAAAATCTCACAGGTTCTTCCTTTGCCGACCAACTCGGCGGAAACGAGGGCGCCAATGTGCTGGATGGGCTGGCTGGCGATGATTTGCTGGAGGGCCGCGGCGGCTCCGACCAACTCATCGGCGGGGCCGGCGCCGACACGCTTGTCGGCGGCACGGGTAATGACGTCTACTATGTCGACAATGCCGGTGACAAAACCATCGAGGCGACCAATGGCGGCGTCGACGAGACGCATGCTTATACAAACTGGACCCTGGCCGAAAACGTCGAAAACCTCTTCCTGAGGTCGGCTGCCAATCTGGCGGCAAAAGGCAACGGGCTCGCCAACACCATGGTAGGCAACGGCGCGGCGAACACGCTCGAAGGCCTCGGCGGGGCCGATCGGCTGGACGGCCGGGGCGGGTCGGACCGGCTCGTCGGTGGTCTTGGCGTCGATATCCTCACCGGCGGAACGGGAAACGACAGTTTCGTCTTCGCCGCCGGCCACGGCCACGACACCATCACCGACTTCGACCTTTCCGGCGACGATCTGCTGGAGATTTCAGGCTACCAAAGATATAGCGAACTCCGACAGGTCGGGAGCGACACGCTGGTCGTTTTCTCCGACAGTGACACTGTTCTCCTCAAAGGCGTGACCAGCGCCTCCTTGAGCAGTTCGGATTTCGTCTGGAACGATGCCCTCGACGAGCCGCCGCCGGGGTCAATCGTAGGCGACGACGGCAACAATACGCTTACCGGCGGTTCCGGTGCGGACGTCATTTATGGAATGGGCGGCAGCGACATCCTGAACGGAGAAGCGGGTGCCGACATGCATGTCGGCGGCGCGGGTGATGACGTCTACCATGTCGACAATACCGGTGACAAAACCATCGAAGAGATCGATGGCGGCTTCGACGAGACGCATGCTTATGTGAACTGGACCCTGGCCGACAACGTCGAAAACCTCTTCCTGAGGTCGGCCGCCAATCTGGCGGGAAAAGGCAACGAGCTCGCCAACACCATGGTGGGCAACGGCGCAGCGAACACGCTCGAAGGCCTCGGCGGCGGCGATCGGCTGGACGGCCGGGGCGGCTCGGACCGGCTCGTCGGTGGTCTTGGCACCGATATCCTTACTGGCGGAACCGGAAACGACAGCTTCGTCTTCGCCGCCGGCCATGGCCACGACACCATCACCGACTTCGACCTTTCCGGCGACGATCTGCTGGAGATTTCAGGCTACCAAAGCTACAGCGAACTCCGGCAGGTCGGGAGCGACACGCTGGTCGTCTTCTCCGACAGTGACATGCTTTCACTGAACGGTGTCCTCGTTGCAAGCATCTCGAACAGCGATTTTCTCTTCGTGTAG